The following coding sequences lie in one Porphyromonas asaccharolytica DSM 20707 genomic window:
- a CDS encoding LTA synthase family protein, whose amino-acid sequence MITTKSRWVAIACHTLWAIVLMQLCRLLYFFYNQSFFPSVDGWQLLHLMQGGYILDMVAIAYGLLLYYLMMIVGAYLPRRIEMSSWYRWIRHIAYILPLGFFIFLNVSDTGYYPFVLRRANSDIFREFQGKSMFSFYKDFVAEFWPLTVAFFVLLALAIAGYWLVQYQREERSSRRSYWVDGTCTLGVVIFLFFSMRGRWDFVGKPVSTMQFFSYTTDPQQFPILQNTPIALTKDAASRQLFTFYTNEELPTIFTPYYQAAPLSESDTLFGSMQGRNVVVIILESMAREYTGYLNRYIDGYPSYTPYLDSLMPHTLYAQYGFASGKRSVESFPSIFVSLPSFGGTFDDEAWTMDNYQHFNSYDTGLPLSLGDYGYHLKFYHGDEAGAMGFYSFLNRLGVQDQYTAQDYLAAYPDKSKTNVCAWGIHDLPFEQAMAEDVKSLQEPFGAFFFSLSNHSPFDMPIDYKGHLKQGTLPIHQTTQYADEALREFFERVKDEPWYRNTLFVITADHTSLSDHPMYANLAGHAAAPIFFFDPQGKLQGEVSNYVVQHIDILPTLLYLLGITEPVLSYGSNIFDQQAEHYALNFYHNQYLFFTKTLTLTMTADGQISVQKPAAYLQTEPDRATAPTPPEVAHYTALFKAIVQDYNYRVLKSSFSIRDVTPKSSN is encoded by the coding sequence ATGATTACAACCAAATCACGTTGGGTAGCGATCGCCTGTCATACCCTCTGGGCGATTGTCCTAATGCAGCTGTGTCGACTGCTCTACTTCTTCTACAATCAGTCCTTCTTTCCCTCGGTAGATGGCTGGCAATTGCTCCATCTTATGCAGGGTGGCTACATACTAGACATGGTCGCCATCGCATACGGACTGCTACTCTACTACCTGATGATGATCGTAGGTGCTTACCTACCTAGGCGGATCGAGATGAGTAGCTGGTATCGCTGGATACGCCATATAGCATATATCTTGCCACTCGGATTCTTCATCTTCCTCAATGTCTCAGACACTGGCTACTATCCGTTCGTATTGAGGAGAGCAAATAGTGACATCTTCCGAGAGTTCCAGGGGAAGAGTATGTTTAGTTTCTACAAAGACTTCGTTGCAGAGTTTTGGCCTCTCACGGTAGCTTTCTTCGTCTTACTAGCTCTAGCCATAGCCGGCTATTGGCTGGTACAGTATCAGCGCGAGGAGCGCTCCTCTCGCCGCTCTTATTGGGTAGACGGCACCTGTACACTAGGTGTGGTCATATTTCTCTTTTTCAGTATGCGAGGACGTTGGGACTTCGTTGGTAAACCGGTATCGACGATGCAATTCTTCTCCTATACGACAGATCCACAGCAATTTCCCATACTGCAAAATACTCCCATCGCCCTGACAAAAGATGCCGCCTCACGACAGCTCTTCACCTTCTATACAAACGAAGAGCTGCCTACCATCTTCACACCCTACTATCAGGCGGCCCCACTCTCAGAGAGTGATACACTCTTTGGCTCTATGCAGGGGCGCAACGTGGTCGTGATCATCTTGGAGAGTATGGCGCGAGAGTACACTGGCTACCTCAATAGGTATATCGATGGGTACCCGAGCTACACTCCCTACCTCGATAGCCTGATGCCACACACGCTCTATGCGCAGTACGGCTTTGCCTCTGGCAAGCGGTCCGTTGAGTCCTTCCCCTCGATCTTCGTCTCACTACCCTCGTTTGGTGGCACCTTTGACGATGAGGCGTGGACTATGGATAACTACCAGCACTTTAACTCCTACGACACTGGACTACCACTATCACTAGGAGATTACGGCTATCACCTCAAGTTTTATCATGGTGATGAGGCGGGAGCTATGGGCTTCTACTCATTTCTCAATCGTCTAGGTGTCCAGGATCAATACACCGCTCAGGACTATCTAGCAGCATACCCCGATAAGTCTAAGACTAATGTCTGTGCATGGGGTATCCACGACCTACCCTTCGAGCAGGCTATGGCTGAAGATGTGAAGTCGCTCCAGGAGCCCTTCGGAGCTTTCTTCTTCTCGCTCTCTAATCATAGTCCTTTTGATATGCCCATAGACTACAAAGGTCACTTGAAGCAAGGTACGCTCCCGATCCATCAGACAACTCAGTATGCCGATGAAGCTCTCCGAGAGTTTTTCGAGCGGGTCAAAGATGAGCCGTGGTATCGCAATACGCTCTTCGTCATCACGGCCGATCACACAAGCCTTAGTGATCACCCTATGTATGCCAACTTAGCGGGACATGCTGCAGCACCTATCTTCTTCTTTGACCCTCAGGGCAAGCTACAAGGAGAGGTCAGCAACTATGTCGTGCAGCACATAGACATCCTCCCCACCCTCCTCTACCTGCTCGGTATCACGGAGCCAGTACTGAGCTACGGGAGTAACATCTTCGACCAGCAGGCTGAGCACTATGCCCTCAACTTCTACCACAACCAGTACCTCTTCTTCACGAAGACACTCACGCTCACGATGACCGCCGACGGTCAGATTAGCGTTCAGAAGCCAGCAGCTTACCTGCAGACGGAGCCTGATCGAGCCACCGCCCCCACCCCGCCAGAGGTAGCGCACTACACAGCACTCTTTAAGGCGATCGTACAGGACTATAACTACCGCGTCCTCAAGAGCTCCTTCTCAATCAGA
- the prmA gene encoding 50S ribosomal protein L11 methyltransferase gives MYHHYTFTTEQLSETEWAMPLLAQTLADWGFESFQEEPDKGLLNAYISDDAWHESKEISTQLATDAGVLTLYNIAWHYHHKLASSSDWLAAWRSTTFEPISLRGRMLVTTPELVPTPQTHELQLLIEAYNAFGSGEHHTTRMILEHLLDYDVKGAQVIDMGCGTGILGIAALLLGAGSLVAIDTSSECVTNTRHNLQLNGFAPSEHISVLHGDAAQLSAYPGEADLLFANIHRNIILEDLPRYVAAVRSGGEVWLSGFLLSDRTVIYQALEAVKLEVVDEATSEEWIFVRTRKG, from the coding sequence ATGTATCACCACTACACCTTTACCACAGAGCAACTTAGCGAGACGGAATGGGCGATGCCTTTGCTAGCTCAGACGCTAGCCGACTGGGGCTTCGAGAGCTTTCAAGAGGAGCCAGACAAGGGGCTGCTTAATGCCTACATATCCGATGACGCTTGGCATGAGAGCAAGGAGATCTCCACTCAACTTGCCACAGATGCGGGTGTCTTGACACTATATAATATAGCATGGCACTATCACCACAAGCTGGCGTCCTCTAGTGACTGGCTAGCAGCGTGGCGCAGCACGACCTTCGAGCCTATATCGCTACGGGGACGCATGCTGGTCACCACCCCTGAGCTGGTACCGACCCCACAGACGCATGAGCTACAGCTACTCATCGAGGCGTACAATGCCTTTGGCTCGGGTGAGCACCACACGACACGTATGATCCTAGAGCATCTACTTGATTACGATGTGAAGGGAGCTCAAGTGATCGACATGGGATGCGGTACGGGCATCCTCGGCATAGCGGCTCTGCTACTCGGTGCCGGCTCGCTCGTAGCAATAGATACCTCGTCTGAGTGCGTGACCAATACAAGACACAATCTCCAGCTCAACGGCTTCGCACCATCGGAGCACATTAGCGTACTGCATGGTGACGCTGCGCAACTCTCCGCCTACCCCGGTGAGGCTGATCTGCTCTTTGCCAATATACATCGTAACATCATCTTAGAGGATCTGCCCCGTTACGTAGCAGCGGTACGATCAGGTGGCGAAGTGTGGCTCAGTGGCTTCCTCCTCTCCGACCGCACGGTCATCTATCAAGCCCTAGAGGCTGTGAAGCTTGAGGTCGTTGATGAGGCTACCTCCGAAGAGTGGATCTTCGTGCGTACCCGCAAAGGATAA
- a CDS encoding glycosyltransferase — protein sequence MNIAFFNWYAIDLLFSGIEKVSHRIATALEQRGHHLCYVCVDHGDKASVRQDTLILPNPSKINSEENRIALCDFLCAHEVSILVSHSAYSRRLAVMLREATDEAGAKLVQVLHTTPDSYHYRHWRHKVVNRVVRAFMNRKWGNSWRKIYDLSDAFVVLCKPSADFIAQIAHIKDTSKFVVIHNANTYLPTELAPAYDKEPIVLYVGRLVKGKGIEHIPAIWRQVSAAHPDWRLVVLGDGPYRATLEQAQLEHCDILGTQEPKPYYERAAISILTSDAEGWSMVLTEAMQHGVVPVAFDSFLATGVVLDEGRAGVLVPPFDLNLFAREVSSLIADCDRRKAMAAHATQYVQTFDIGHIITDWERLFESLS from the coding sequence ATGAACATAGCTTTCTTCAATTGGTATGCGATCGATCTGCTCTTTAGTGGCATCGAGAAGGTCTCTCATCGTATAGCTACAGCTCTGGAGCAGCGAGGACATCATCTCTGCTACGTATGCGTAGACCATGGCGATAAGGCTTCTGTCAGACAGGACACCCTCATACTCCCCAATCCCTCTAAGATCAATTCGGAGGAAAACCGCATCGCCCTCTGCGACTTCCTATGCGCTCACGAAGTCTCCATCTTAGTCTCACACTCTGCTTATAGTCGTAGACTAGCAGTTATGCTCCGAGAGGCGACCGATGAGGCAGGAGCCAAGCTCGTACAGGTACTACACACCACCCCCGACTCGTATCACTATCGACACTGGAGGCACAAAGTGGTCAATCGGGTCGTCAGAGCCTTTATGAATCGCAAGTGGGGCAACTCTTGGCGAAAGATCTACGATCTCTCCGATGCTTTTGTTGTGCTGTGCAAACCTAGTGCTGACTTTATCGCACAGATTGCTCACATCAAAGACACCTCGAAGTTTGTCGTCATACACAATGCCAATACGTATCTCCCTACAGAGCTAGCCCCCGCCTATGACAAGGAGCCTATCGTACTCTACGTGGGTCGTCTCGTCAAGGGCAAAGGTATAGAGCACATCCCCGCTATCTGGCGGCAAGTATCAGCAGCGCATCCAGACTGGCGACTGGTCGTACTCGGTGATGGTCCCTACCGAGCTACTCTAGAGCAGGCACAATTGGAGCACTGTGATATCTTAGGCACGCAAGAGCCTAAGCCTTACTACGAGCGGGCTGCCATCTCGATCTTAACCAGCGATGCTGAGGGGTGGTCGATGGTTCTCACAGAGGCCATGCAGCACGGAGTCGTTCCCGTTGCTTTTGACTCCTTTTTAGCCACTGGAGTAGTCCTAGATGAAGGGCGTGCTGGCGTGCTGGTGCCTCCGTTTGACCTCAACCTCTTTGCTCGGGAGGTCTCCTCGCTGATAGCAGATTGCGATAGGCGCAAAGCTATGGCAGCACACGCTACACAGTATGTGCAGACCTTTGATATAGGCCATATTATTACAGACTGGGAGAGACTCTTTGAGAGCTTATCATAA
- a CDS encoding glycosyltransferase family 2 protein, with the protein MPKISVIIPIYNVEKYLRRCLDSVVAQTFTDWEAICVNDGSPDNSAQILAEYAERDPRFKIVTKENGGLSDARNAGMAVAKGTYVNFLDSDDLIHPQTFEIAYALIQQEDADIVSWYKDPLFRPRLLVRHALGFNIDKTMPRGLKRRFTLDKVKYHTTDDVFAHVTEYSHTRIEYPIKHFYVWRHLLRRSLVEDVHFLKGVIFEDFPWWSEVILKNPRTVITDLPFYYYFPNIGSIDRSAHRTKKVKNWIKGLEHSYQLYEERATPYQKEHWQRECMWAVIGKQICSKLERRVTDPADRQELAQDLDRLSKLGVFDHPLTIEGVKARQRILRFIDRYQ; encoded by the coding sequence ATGCCTAAGATCTCCGTCATCATCCCTATATATAATGTAGAGAAGTACCTACGACGCTGTCTAGACAGTGTCGTGGCGCAGACCTTCACCGACTGGGAGGCTATCTGTGTTAATGATGGGAGCCCTGACAATAGTGCGCAAATCTTAGCAGAGTACGCTGAGAGGGACCCACGCTTTAAGATCGTCACGAAGGAGAATGGCGGACTTTCAGACGCTCGCAATGCGGGCATGGCCGTTGCTAAGGGTACTTACGTCAACTTCTTAGATTCAGACGATCTGATCCATCCACAGACCTTTGAGATCGCCTACGCTTTGATCCAGCAAGAGGATGCCGATATCGTCTCTTGGTACAAAGATCCGCTCTTCCGCCCTCGGCTACTCGTACGTCATGCTCTAGGCTTTAACATTGATAAGACGATGCCTCGTGGTCTCAAGCGACGCTTCACACTAGACAAGGTGAAGTATCACACGACCGATGATGTCTTCGCTCACGTCACAGAGTATAGCCATACGAGGATCGAGTACCCGATCAAGCACTTTTACGTGTGGCGACACTTGCTTCGGAGAAGCCTGGTGGAGGATGTCCATTTTCTCAAAGGAGTGATCTTCGAAGACTTCCCCTGGTGGAGTGAGGTGATCCTCAAGAATCCCCGGACGGTCATCACGGATCTGCCCTTTTACTACTACTTCCCCAACATCGGATCGATAGACCGCTCTGCTCACCGAACTAAAAAAGTCAAGAACTGGATCAAGGGTTTGGAGCACTCTTACCAGCTCTATGAAGAGCGCGCTACGCCCTACCAAAAGGAGCATTGGCAGCGTGAGTGCATGTGGGCTGTGATTGGCAAGCAAATATGCTCTAAGTTAGAGCGACGTGTCACCGATCCCGCAGATCGACAGGAGCTGGCTCAGGATCTAGATAGACTGAGCAAGCTGGGGGTCTTTGACCATCCCCTTACGATCGAAGGTGTCAAAGCTCGTCAGCGCATCCTGCGTTTTATCGATCGATACCAGTAG
- the gyrB gene encoding DNA topoisomerase (ATP-hydrolyzing) subunit B, giving the protein MSEQEKDIMTTPQEKGAYSASSIQVLEGLEAVRKRPAMYIGDISEKGLHHLVYEVVDNSIDEALAGYCTEVLVEILSDNSIQVTDNGRGIPVDMHAKEGKSALEVVMTVLHAGGKFDKGSYKVSGGLHGVGVSCVNALSESLIAEVHRDGKIYRQEYSRGKPLTGVEVVGKADDTGTRITFKPDDTIFRETIYSSETLSHRLRELSYLNAGLHLKLIDHRVHDEEGQPKSWIFYSENGLSEFVRYVDGAKESLIHDVIHHTTEKQGVPVEVALTYNTSYQENVYTYVNDIHTIEGGTHLTGFRRGLTRTLKKYATDSHLLDKIKEEISGDDFREGLTAIVSVKVAEPQFEGQTKTKLGNSEIVGVVDAAVSEALEIYLEEHPTEAKLIVDKVILAAQARHAARRARELVQRKSPLTGGGLPGKLADCSSKDPSECELFIVEGDSAGGTAKQGRDSKYQAILPLRGKILNVEKAMQHRILDNAEIKNIYTALGVTVGTEEDSKALNLSKLRYHKIIIMTDADVDGAHIATLILTFFFRNMRPLIENGYVYIANPPLYLCKKDRIEEYCWTDEQKSDFVTKYGNGQENRIKIQRYKGLGEMNDVQLWDTTMNPQTRTLRQVTIDNLASADSVFSMLMSEDVEPRREFIEENATYANIDA; this is encoded by the coding sequence ATGAGCGAACAAGAGAAAGACATCATGACTACACCTCAGGAAAAAGGTGCTTACTCAGCCAGTAGTATACAGGTACTCGAAGGACTAGAGGCGGTGCGCAAGCGTCCCGCCATGTATATCGGAGACATCAGCGAGAAGGGACTCCACCACCTTGTCTACGAGGTGGTCGACAACTCCATCGATGAGGCTCTGGCAGGCTACTGTACCGAAGTGCTGGTTGAAATCCTATCAGATAATTCAATCCAAGTGACTGACAATGGTCGTGGTATCCCTGTCGATATGCACGCCAAGGAGGGCAAGAGTGCCCTCGAGGTGGTCATGACGGTACTGCACGCTGGTGGTAAGTTTGACAAGGGGTCCTACAAAGTCTCAGGAGGTCTCCACGGTGTGGGTGTCTCCTGTGTCAATGCGCTCTCCGAGTCGCTCATTGCCGAGGTACATCGTGACGGCAAGATCTATCGTCAGGAGTACAGCCGAGGTAAACCTCTGACGGGCGTTGAGGTGGTCGGTAAAGCCGACGACACAGGTACCCGCATCACCTTCAAGCCTGACGACACAATCTTTCGTGAGACAATATATAGTAGCGAGACGCTCTCACACCGTTTGCGTGAGCTCTCCTATCTGAATGCTGGACTTCATCTCAAACTCATCGACCACAGAGTACACGATGAGGAGGGACAGCCAAAGTCCTGGATCTTCTACTCGGAGAATGGACTGAGCGAGTTCGTCCGCTACGTAGATGGTGCTAAGGAGTCGCTCATTCATGATGTCATTCATCATACGACGGAGAAGCAGGGCGTACCCGTAGAGGTAGCACTTACCTACAACACCTCTTATCAAGAGAATGTCTACACCTACGTCAACGACATTCACACTATCGAGGGCGGTACGCACTTGACAGGTTTCCGTCGTGGACTAACTCGCACACTCAAGAAGTATGCGACCGACTCGCACCTTCTAGACAAGATCAAAGAAGAAATATCGGGCGATGACTTCCGTGAGGGCTTGACCGCTATCGTCAGTGTCAAAGTCGCTGAGCCACAGTTTGAAGGACAAACAAAGACGAAGCTTGGTAACAGTGAGATCGTTGGTGTCGTCGACGCAGCCGTTAGCGAGGCTCTAGAGATCTACCTCGAGGAGCACCCCACAGAGGCTAAGCTCATCGTAGACAAGGTCATCCTAGCAGCCCAAGCACGTCACGCAGCACGACGAGCTCGTGAGCTGGTACAGCGTAAGTCTCCCCTCACAGGAGGAGGACTACCGGGCAAGCTAGCAGACTGCTCGAGTAAAGACCCTAGCGAATGCGAGCTATTCATCGTGGAGGGAGACTCCGCAGGTGGTACCGCCAAGCAGGGACGTGACAGCAAGTACCAGGCGATCCTACCCTTGCGTGGTAAGATCCTCAACGTAGAGAAGGCTATGCAGCACCGTATCCTAGACAATGCGGAGATCAAGAACATCTACACAGCCCTTGGCGTGACGGTCGGTACGGAGGAGGACTCCAAAGCTCTCAACCTTTCCAAGCTCCGCTACCACAAGATCATCATCATGACCGATGCCGATGTCGATGGAGCCCACATTGCGACGCTGATCCTCACTTTCTTCTTCCGCAATATGCGTCCGCTTATTGAGAACGGCTATGTCTACATTGCCAATCCGCCCCTCTACCTCTGCAAGAAAGACCGTATCGAGGAGTACTGCTGGACAGACGAGCAGAAGTCAGACTTCGTCACTAAATATGGTAATGGACAGGAGAACCGCATCAAGATACAGCGATACAAAGGTCTCGGTGAGATGAACGATGTACAGCTCTGGGATACAACGATGAATCCACAGACGCGTACCCTTCGCCAGGTGACCATAGACAACCTTGCGAGTGCCGACTCTGTCTTCTCCATGCTGATGAGCGAAGATGTCGAGCCACGACGCGAGTTCATCGAGGAGAACGCTACCTACGCCAACATTGACGCCTAG
- a CDS encoding glycosyltransferase family 2 protein, protein MKTKRVAALTMVRNDDFYLRKWTAYYGRELGEEHLYIYLDGKDQPLPDWCPQATIVAVDKIQGQVVSAEKERLAFLSERAKELLTTGGYDLVIGVDADEILVVDPLVGVGLKEYLSQRHIGVSVSGLGVDVGQHLEKEEDIREDLPFLQQRHYARLSTRYTKPCVIAQPVVWGSGFHRIKGHNFTIDPQLYLFHFGYFDMKRIEARFADPDRREAGWTKHIAKRSKTIQQVTKYKARSWDSTARLARALQTYIRPPYAWNKPAMLGLCLIVEIPERFRNIV, encoded by the coding sequence ATGAAAACCAAGCGTGTCGCAGCCCTGACCATGGTGCGCAACGATGACTTCTACCTGCGCAAGTGGACAGCCTACTACGGCCGAGAGCTGGGCGAGGAGCATCTATACATCTATCTAGATGGTAAGGATCAGCCTCTACCCGATTGGTGTCCTCAAGCTACGATCGTAGCGGTAGATAAGATTCAAGGGCAGGTGGTCTCTGCTGAGAAAGAGCGACTAGCCTTCCTCTCCGAGCGTGCTAAGGAGCTACTCACCACTGGTGGCTACGACCTCGTCATCGGAGTCGATGCTGACGAAATACTCGTCGTCGACCCACTCGTTGGGGTGGGACTTAAGGAGTACCTAAGCCAGCGTCATATAGGTGTCAGCGTCTCAGGACTGGGCGTCGATGTAGGGCAGCATCTTGAGAAGGAGGAAGACATTCGAGAGGATCTACCCTTCCTCCAGCAGCGTCACTATGCGCGGCTATCGACACGCTACACGAAGCCATGCGTCATCGCACAGCCAGTTGTCTGGGGTTCGGGCTTTCATCGCATCAAGGGACACAACTTCACCATTGACCCGCAGCTTTACCTATTTCATTTTGGCTACTTCGATATGAAGCGTATCGAAGCGCGCTTTGCCGATCCAGATCGACGAGAGGCAGGCTGGACTAAGCACATAGCCAAGCGGTCGAAGACCATCCAGCAGGTGACCAAATACAAGGCTCGCTCGTGGGACTCCACAGCACGCCTAGCACGCGCGCTTCAGACCTATATACGTCCTCCCTATGCGTGGAATAAGCCCGCTATGCTGGGGCTCTGTCTCATTGTTGAGATCCCTGAGCGCTTTCGCAATATCGTCTGA
- a CDS encoding succinate dehydrogenase cytochrome b subunit — MWIFKSSIGRKFIMSLSGLFLIIFLLLHGSINLLAVYDAINVNSEFPTELYNQACHVMGTNILVQIMVPVLALGFIVHIIYAAWLTLLNRKARGNDRYAIFTRAKIDWASKNMFVLGIIVLGLLVFHLTHFWSKMQLQEWTGGESAEGYQLVVQTFSNVWVSILYLVWLAAIWFHLTHGFWSAFQTLGWNNKKWFNRLHVISYIVATLLVLIFAIVVVYFGFIYSGPESLTEAIPYA; from the coding sequence ATGTGGATCTTTAAATCATCGATTGGGAGAAAGTTCATCATGAGTCTCTCGGGGCTCTTCCTGATCATCTTCCTATTGCTACATGGCAGTATCAACCTACTAGCCGTCTACGATGCTATCAATGTGAATAGCGAGTTCCCTACGGAGCTGTACAATCAAGCCTGTCACGTCATGGGTACCAACATATTGGTACAGATCATGGTGCCCGTCCTAGCGCTGGGCTTCATCGTACACATTATCTATGCGGCCTGGTTGACGTTACTAAATCGTAAGGCGCGTGGTAATGATCGCTATGCCATCTTCACACGTGCTAAGATAGACTGGGCCAGCAAGAACATGTTTGTCCTAGGCATCATCGTCTTGGGGCTACTGGTCTTTCACCTGACACACTTCTGGAGCAAGATGCAGCTACAAGAGTGGACCGGCGGAGAGAGTGCCGAGGGCTACCAGCTCGTCGTGCAAACCTTTAGCAACGTATGGGTATCTATCCTATACCTTGTATGGCTAGCAGCCATCTGGTTTCACCTCACGCACGGCTTTTGGAGTGCCTTCCAAACGCTTGGGTGGAACAATAAGAAGTGGTTCAACCGCCTACATGTCATCAGCTACATCGTTGCCACACTCTTGGTCCTTATCTTTGCCATTGTAGTCGTTTACTTTGGCTTCATTTACTCAGGTCCCGAGAGCCTTACAGAGGCTATCCCTTACGCTTAG
- a CDS encoding MATE family efflux transporter — MTKTETINFTQGPIRKQLLRLAAPIVATSFVQMAYNFTDMAWLGRLGSREVAAVGVIGVLLWIATSIAQLTKTSAEVCVSQSLGARDKPLAIKYARHCTTWALIVGTLLALVYLLFGSPIVGIYNLEADVHHMALSYLRIVLIGLPGYFLTLSMSGIYNAHGRSMTPFKINSLGLLLNMILDPLLIFVCHLGVVGAAFATLLSQLAVCAILYYRMQHQDKILEGGSIVTKLARDQSRRIFAIGVPVVLLNSLFALISIFMGRLASEQGGAIGVAVMTTGGQLEGVTWNACQGFCTALATFVGHNYAARQFDRVWRGYRTTIFMTLSIGLFGTLLFLFLGEAFFALIVPDPETYIEGGRYLYIASFSQLFIMTEITTQGLFYGVGRSNTPAVISIVGNLLRIPLALLLIYLGWGLPAVWWAISLSSIGKGITAIIVLLIKRNKLTPMSLVA, encoded by the coding sequence GTGACCAAAACAGAGACTATAAACTTTACTCAAGGACCAATCCGCAAGCAACTGCTGCGACTGGCAGCTCCTATTGTCGCCACCTCGTTTGTCCAGATGGCGTACAACTTTACCGACATGGCGTGGCTCGGACGTCTCGGCAGTCGGGAGGTGGCCGCCGTCGGGGTCATCGGCGTACTCCTATGGATTGCCACCTCGATCGCTCAGCTCACCAAGACTAGTGCCGAGGTGTGTGTCTCGCAGAGCCTTGGAGCACGAGACAAACCACTAGCGATCAAATACGCCCGTCACTGTACCACCTGGGCACTCATCGTCGGTACTCTCCTTGCACTTGTCTATCTGCTCTTTGGCTCTCCCATCGTGGGGATCTACAACCTAGAGGCAGACGTGCACCATATGGCACTCAGCTATCTACGCATCGTATTGATCGGCTTGCCAGGCTACTTCCTGACTCTATCCATGAGTGGCATTTACAATGCTCATGGACGGAGCATGACCCCATTCAAGATTAATTCACTGGGTCTACTGCTCAATATGATCCTCGACCCACTGCTTATCTTCGTCTGTCACCTAGGAGTCGTCGGAGCAGCTTTCGCTACACTACTCTCTCAGCTGGCCGTCTGCGCTATCCTCTACTATCGTATGCAGCACCAAGACAAGATACTCGAGGGGGGCTCTATCGTCACAAAGCTGGCAAGAGATCAGAGCCGGCGCATCTTCGCTATTGGTGTACCGGTGGTGCTCCTCAACTCGCTCTTCGCTCTGATCAGCATATTTATGGGTCGCTTAGCCTCTGAGCAGGGTGGTGCCATCGGCGTAGCGGTCATGACGACTGGCGGACAGCTAGAGGGCGTGACGTGGAATGCATGCCAAGGCTTCTGCACAGCCCTAGCGACCTTCGTAGGGCACAACTATGCGGCACGTCAGTTCGATCGTGTGTGGCGGGGATACAGAACGACTATCTTCATGACGCTATCGATAGGTCTCTTCGGGACGCTGCTCTTCCTCTTTCTGGGCGAAGCCTTTTTTGCATTGATCGTACCAGATCCTGAGACTTACATAGAGGGTGGACGATACCTTTACATCGCTAGCTTCTCTCAGCTCTTTATCATGACCGAGATCACTACGCAGGGGCTTTTCTATGGTGTAGGCCGGAGCAACACGCCAGCCGTGATCAGCATCGTGGGCAATCTGCTACGTATACCGCTAGCTCTCCTACTGATATACCTAGGATGGGGACTGCCTGCTGTCTGGTGGGCTATCTCCCTCTCATCGATCGGCAAGGGGATCACAGCCATCATCGTACTACTTATCAAAAGGAACAAACTAACCCCAATGAGCTTAGTCGCTTAG